A window of Planctomycetaceae bacterium contains these coding sequences:
- a CDS encoding ECF-type sigma factor, which produces MASTNKIEATDSGGGTGSISHWIHELRNGRESAATHLFHRYQPLMQAVAGEALGKSPRTVGDEDDVVSTAFWAFLRRSQVGAYPELNTRDDLWRLLVTITRTHAWKQGRFLTRKRRHMQHLHQLDRVVLREMANDRILPEVTAIMSDTLTALLKTLDQSDPELGDIARGRLEGLSNAELAEKHNRSQRTIERRIRLIQEIWQRHFEQPENESSD; this is translated from the coding sequence ATGGCAAGTACGAACAAGATAGAAGCAACCGATTCTGGAGGCGGTACCGGTTCGATCAGTCACTGGATTCACGAACTTCGCAATGGTCGAGAATCTGCCGCAACACATCTTTTTCATCGGTACCAGCCGCTGATGCAGGCTGTAGCCGGAGAGGCGTTGGGGAAGTCACCAAGAACGGTGGGTGATGAAGATGACGTCGTCTCTACGGCGTTCTGGGCATTCCTTCGAAGGAGCCAGGTGGGTGCCTATCCCGAACTGAATACGCGGGATGACCTCTGGCGTCTCCTGGTAACGATTACTCGAACCCATGCATGGAAGCAGGGCCGATTTCTGACGCGAAAGCGTCGGCACATGCAGCATTTGCATCAACTGGACCGTGTGGTTTTAAGGGAAATGGCGAATGACCGGATTCTGCCGGAAGTCACTGCCATCATGTCAGACACCCTGACAGCCTTGCTGAAAACCCTGGATCAGTCAGATCCGGAACTGGGCGACATTGCGCGTGGAAGACTGGAGGGATTGTCAAACGCGGAACTGGCCGAGAAACACAATCGATCACAGCGCACGATTGAGCGTCGAATTCGTCTGATTCAGGAAATATGGCAACGCCACTTCGAGCAACCCGAGAATGAATCTTCTGATTGA
- a CDS encoding N-acetyltransferase → MTEEENTYTSGPLDSGQVTSMDSGLILRRAAENDAETIARFNCQLCEETEHRSLDPATVLRGVVRGLQKNEDVQYWVAESSAPAGQEVVGQLMITREWSDWRDGWMMWLQSVYVAAPFRGQGIFRQLLSHAIGEMQRSPDIVGLRLYVEAENSRAMEVYQRLKFQDAGYRVMERLFDGRK, encoded by the coding sequence TTGACGGAAGAAGAAAATACCTACACTTCCGGACCACTCGATTCTGGACAGGTTACATCAATGGATTCAGGTTTGATTCTTCGACGCGCCGCAGAGAATGATGCGGAAACGATAGCCCGGTTCAATTGCCAGCTTTGCGAGGAAACGGAGCATCGTTCGCTGGACCCTGCGACAGTTCTTCGAGGTGTTGTCCGCGGTCTGCAAAAAAACGAGGATGTTCAGTACTGGGTTGCCGAAAGTTCAGCCCCTGCGGGACAGGAAGTCGTCGGCCAGCTGATGATTACGCGTGAGTGGAGTGACTGGCGAGATGGCTGGATGATGTGGCTGCAGAGCGTTTATGTCGCAGCGCCTTTCCGTGGACAGGGAATCTTCAGGCAACTGTTGTCGCACGCGATTGGTGAAATGCAACGAAGCCCCGACATTGTGGGGCTCCGCCTGTACGTCGAAGCTGAAAACAGTCGAGCGATGGAAGTCTATCAGAGACTGAAGTTTCAGGATGCTGGCTACCGAGTGATGGAACGTCTGTTTGATGGACGAAAGTAA
- a CDS encoding O-antigen ligase family protein produces MVQSLHDRKKSSKNSARSFGNATILPELKTESWGMLLTDCAIVALLLFFPFIMGGREAWGHRILISLSLFMGLAWSLHRFQKGGRLLILTLEPLLIAGLMLVWYQTIPQTPAVMSGISGEYQRLFPSWGATQADPPSREPDQAVSVGSETSDVAPGPVWNTLSLTPSETRHGFWILLAYGIIGIVMTQRIRNQADCETLLKLVGISGVMMAVFAVAQMATSNDKFFWFYRHPFTGTREVLKGAFTNRNHFAQFLAISVGPLIWWALKERRQHQLQNAGTVRQGLGPAQGNHSNFDNLVSVRLLLLICAVAGVMMCAVLSLSRGGMAAAALAACVSCVGLLRNESTRRTLSLALPATGTLLVFGLMLLGGDTVDVRVNQIASGDVNKLDSGNARRTIWAADIEATRKFPLFGTGVGSHREVYPTYMTDFADFSTFEFSHAESTYINLALETGLAGLGLLVIGLAYVLTRLLWRMVRPADSEQAELVAAVSASLLAGAAHATADFIWYAPAIVVTTVVLVVAGLRLCSGFERERGITIPRPFWLAPAVACGGLLLLVQPGLSARVAGEKYWYQYLLTTLDEQRDVADAAISLAMDSEEAEELSLYESDASDAYDADDPGDATVEMEYRNHGHNGNSPDDASQPDHRDLSIKKHRLGLLVKSLKACPDQPRVQLTMAQLCLTLFDEQQATSETPLNLTQIRDTVRSAEFQSQQEKMAWLQRAFGKAIKLPMLADQLARKSLAQCPIQGTAYMLLAETSFLRPASSTMARTMLDQALLVRGYDPRTRFLIGQELLMTGNQAEALEHWSVVFHANSYYRRAITALYSRMVPPSLLLQQFAPKLPELADVLAVYKASGQEYDLKPVLDLIAAHMDEEHDGMSDELRVNLAMDAFDTAFALGDYSLCENVLTKILAVDESAYRPRKALGMTYFEQKRFDEAARTLLWCYEQQPTDGRVIQLIRDSRRLALENRTPAMPASWQTQQSAGQPSTPL; encoded by the coding sequence ATGGTTCAGAGTTTGCACGACAGGAAGAAGTCGTCGAAGAACAGCGCACGATCCTTTGGCAATGCAACTATTCTGCCAGAACTGAAGACCGAATCGTGGGGAATGCTGCTCACTGACTGCGCAATTGTCGCTTTGCTTTTGTTTTTCCCGTTCATCATGGGGGGGCGAGAAGCGTGGGGGCACCGCATTCTGATCTCACTGTCGCTGTTCATGGGGCTGGCCTGGTCGCTGCACCGATTTCAAAAAGGCGGGCGGCTTCTGATACTAACGCTGGAACCATTACTGATCGCAGGGTTGATGCTGGTTTGGTACCAGACCATACCTCAGACTCCGGCTGTGATGTCCGGGATTTCCGGTGAGTATCAACGACTATTTCCCTCGTGGGGCGCAACTCAGGCAGATCCACCATCACGCGAACCGGACCAGGCCGTTTCAGTCGGCAGCGAGACTTCGGACGTAGCTCCCGGCCCCGTCTGGAACACACTGAGCCTGACTCCGTCTGAAACTCGGCATGGCTTCTGGATTCTGCTGGCCTACGGAATCATCGGAATTGTCATGACTCAACGCATTCGCAATCAAGCGGATTGTGAAACATTGCTGAAGCTGGTTGGGATCTCCGGAGTGATGATGGCCGTCTTTGCTGTCGCCCAGATGGCGACATCTAACGATAAATTCTTCTGGTTTTACAGGCACCCATTCACAGGAACACGCGAGGTACTGAAGGGGGCGTTTACAAACCGAAACCACTTTGCTCAGTTTCTTGCGATCAGTGTCGGCCCGTTGATCTGGTGGGCTCTGAAAGAACGCCGACAGCACCAGTTACAGAATGCGGGCACTGTTCGTCAGGGTCTGGGTCCGGCCCAGGGGAATCATTCGAATTTCGATAACCTGGTCAGCGTTCGACTCCTGTTGCTGATCTGCGCTGTGGCAGGAGTGATGATGTGCGCCGTATTGTCATTGTCCCGCGGCGGCATGGCGGCGGCGGCGCTGGCGGCGTGCGTTTCGTGTGTGGGGCTGCTGCGAAACGAAAGTACGCGCAGGACACTGTCGCTGGCACTGCCCGCCACCGGGACTCTGCTGGTTTTTGGGCTAATGCTTTTGGGAGGCGACACCGTTGATGTCCGGGTAAACCAAATTGCATCCGGAGATGTCAACAAACTGGACAGTGGTAATGCACGCCGGACCATCTGGGCGGCAGATATTGAAGCAACCAGGAAGTTCCCTCTGTTCGGGACAGGCGTCGGTAGTCATCGGGAAGTCTATCCCACCTACATGACAGACTTCGCTGACTTTTCAACGTTCGAGTTCTCTCATGCCGAGAGTACCTACATCAACCTGGCACTGGAAACAGGACTGGCGGGACTTGGATTGTTGGTGATTGGGCTGGCCTACGTACTAACACGTCTCCTTTGGCGCATGGTTCGCCCGGCAGATTCCGAACAGGCCGAACTGGTCGCTGCGGTCAGTGCAAGTCTCCTGGCGGGGGCAGCGCACGCAACAGCAGATTTCATCTGGTACGCGCCAGCAATCGTGGTAACGACTGTTGTGCTTGTTGTTGCCGGCCTTCGCCTCTGTTCAGGATTTGAACGCGAACGTGGCATCACAATTCCACGCCCGTTCTGGCTAGCCCCGGCTGTTGCATGTGGTGGACTACTGTTGCTGGTTCAGCCCGGGCTGTCGGCTCGTGTGGCAGGCGAAAAGTACTGGTATCAGTATCTGCTGACGACACTGGACGAGCAACGGGATGTTGCGGATGCTGCCATTTCACTTGCGATGGACAGTGAAGAAGCAGAAGAACTTTCGCTATACGAGAGTGACGCTTCCGATGCATACGATGCCGATGATCCCGGCGATGCCACAGTGGAAATGGAATACCGGAATCATGGCCATAACGGCAATAGTCCGGATGATGCCAGCCAGCCGGATCACAGGGATCTGAGCATTAAGAAACATCGTCTGGGCCTGCTGGTGAAGTCTCTGAAAGCGTGTCCGGATCAGCCACGTGTCCAGCTGACAATGGCTCAACTTTGTCTCACGCTTTTTGACGAACAGCAGGCGACCAGCGAAACCCCTCTGAATCTGACGCAGATTCGCGACACAGTTCGATCCGCAGAATTCCAGTCGCAGCAGGAAAAGATGGCGTGGTTACAAAGGGCCTTTGGCAAGGCAATCAAACTGCCAATGCTGGCGGATCAGCTGGCCCGGAAATCGCTTGCACAATGTCCAATTCAGGGAACCGCATACATGTTGCTGGCGGAGACCTCGTTTCTGCGTCCGGCAAGCAGCACGATGGCGCGAACGATGCTCGATCAGGCCCTGCTTGTCCGTGGATACGATCCGCGGACTCGATTCCTGATTGGACAGGAACTGCTCATGACCGGCAATCAGGCTGAAGCACTGGAACACTGGTCAGTCGTCTTTCACGCGAATTCGTACTATCGCAGAGCCATTACCGCTCTGTATTCAAGAATGGTTCCCCCCAGTCTGCTCCTGCAACAATTTGCACCGAAGCTTCCGGAACTCGCAGACGTACTTGCTGTCTATAAAGCCAGCGGTCAGGAATATGATCTTAAGCCGGTCCTGGATTTGATTGCCGCACATATGGATGAAGAACATGACGGCATGTCAGATGAACTCCGGGTCAATCTGGCGATGGATGCTTTCGATACTGCATTTGCCTTGGGCGATTATTCACTTTGCGAAAACGTCCTGACAAAGATTCTTGCGGTCGATGAATCTGCCTACCGTCCCAGGAAAGCGCTTGGCATGACATACTTTGAACAGAAACGGTTCGATGAGGCAGCACGGACGCTGCTATGGTGTTACGAACAGCAGCCAACGGATGGACGCGTGATTCAGCTGATCCGTGATTCCCGACGGCTGGCTCTGGAAAATCGAACACCAGCGATGCCCGCGTCGTGGCAGACTCAGCAATCAGCAGGACAGCCATCAACTCCGCTTTGA
- a CDS encoding serine/threonine-protein kinase: MNLLIDRICIQYEDALREGSQLSVAELLLQVAAEHREELLTELLCLRHDYAKDDVHPEQWFAEFPREKAAVQEALRRCLKLTPAELQPSDLLLNRFRIEEPVGKGAFSTVYRAWDQELGRWVAVKIPALKGAVTCEVADQVCREAKLLGSLRHHSIVLLYDVIRDENGWPLLVMEFIDGQPLDDWWNSKSHPDVPCLMQIAEAMGYAHQKGVIHRDLKPGNILVTTEGRVVLVDFGLSVQFNSQLNRRDGNGGTLKYMSPEQVLGQAHWIDGRADIWAFGVILYEMLAGEPPFAGETLDEIAQAIVERNPRPPRQTNPQICPQLEAICLRCLSKSPDGRYNTAMDLLADLKKTQSTKHLIPPRVWIVAAAVLLLMILFRLFSSGISRHAGTDSALAKNVGTDLRQKNVQQSGPAFVVAEDCPPLLAFDFDHDVGPWYAYEKAISRIEGDAFRGEGCLAVRDRVRQFDGVAFNATDQLASGRLYYIQFFARTLRHPFLLQLQLELSEPDGMSYPPIAYQMLEAQWNRIEGDILLPEHVLESRLVFRPADGVSTEPFAIDAVSIRELQIVTGSEMSPGGDFEHGAGPWKIDGDLGNVNVVQRDDASEGDHCLRVSDRASADSGAAREFQIENGRYYLCRALLKSPEQDMSIKMMSRLVDDAGVHYGMYRILNAGMDQWQQLQEVVRIDAVGSIHSFQIGVYNADDQNADYLMDDFSLQEVRFVAP; this comes from the coding sequence ATGAATCTTCTGATTGACCGCATCTGTATTCAGTATGAAGACGCGCTGCGCGAGGGAAGCCAACTTTCTGTTGCTGAACTTCTGCTGCAAGTCGCGGCGGAACATCGCGAAGAGCTGCTGACCGAACTTCTTTGTCTGCGGCACGACTATGCCAAAGATGATGTTCATCCGGAACAATGGTTCGCCGAGTTTCCCCGGGAGAAAGCCGCGGTGCAGGAAGCCCTGCGACGCTGCCTGAAACTGACCCCTGCAGAATTACAACCGAGTGATTTACTGCTGAATCGATTCCGCATTGAGGAGCCCGTCGGAAAGGGAGCTTTTTCCACTGTATATCGCGCCTGGGACCAGGAACTGGGCCGGTGGGTTGCAGTAAAGATTCCCGCTCTGAAGGGCGCTGTAACCTGCGAAGTTGCCGATCAGGTGTGCCGCGAAGCGAAGTTGTTGGGTTCGCTGCGACACCATTCCATCGTTTTGCTCTATGATGTCATTCGTGACGAGAACGGTTGGCCGCTGCTTGTGATGGAGTTCATAGATGGCCAGCCGCTGGATGACTGGTGGAATTCAAAATCGCACCCTGACGTCCCGTGTCTGATGCAGATTGCGGAAGCGATGGGATACGCGCATCAAAAAGGTGTGATTCATCGCGACCTGAAGCCCGGTAATATTCTTGTTACCACCGAAGGTCGCGTTGTGCTCGTTGATTTTGGTCTCTCGGTCCAATTCAACTCGCAGTTGAACCGTCGTGATGGTAACGGTGGAACGCTTAAGTACATGTCGCCGGAACAGGTGCTGGGGCAGGCGCACTGGATTGATGGACGCGCCGATATCTGGGCATTTGGTGTCATCCTTTACGAAATGCTTGCCGGTGAGCCGCCTTTTGCGGGTGAGACACTGGATGAAATTGCTCAGGCGATTGTGGAACGCAATCCGAGACCACCTCGTCAAACAAATCCTCAAATCTGCCCTCAGCTGGAAGCCATCTGCCTGCGGTGTCTGAGCAAATCTCCGGACGGTCGATACAACACAGCGATGGACCTTCTGGCCGACCTGAAGAAGACTCAATCCACGAAGCACCTTATCCCGCCCAGAGTCTGGATCGTTGCAGCAGCGGTCCTCCTGTTGATGATTTTATTCCGCCTGTTTTCATCAGGTATCAGCAGACACGCGGGAACTGATTCAGCCCTTGCCAAAAACGTCGGCACGGACCTCCGGCAAAAGAACGTCCAGCAAAGCGGTCCAGCCTTCGTTGTCGCTGAGGATTGCCCCCCTTTGTTGGCATTCGATTTCGATCATGACGTGGGGCCATGGTACGCGTACGAAAAAGCCATTTCTCGGATTGAGGGCGACGCATTCAGGGGCGAAGGATGCCTGGCCGTCCGCGATCGTGTCCGTCAATTCGATGGGGTCGCATTCAACGCGACGGACCAACTTGCGTCCGGTCGTCTGTATTACATTCAGTTTTTTGCCAGAACACTGAGGCATCCATTCCTTCTGCAACTGCAATTGGAACTATCAGAGCCGGACGGCATGAGTTACCCCCCAATTGCCTACCAAATGCTTGAAGCCCAATGGAATCGCATCGAAGGGGATATCCTGCTGCCGGAGCATGTGCTGGAATCACGGCTTGTCTTTCGCCCTGCCGACGGTGTCAGCACGGAACCGTTTGCAATAGACGCTGTGTCTATTCGGGAATTGCAGATTGTCACTGGTTCGGAAATGTCCCCCGGCGGAGATTTTGAACACGGTGCGGGTCCATGGAAGATCGATGGTGATCTGGGCAACGTCAACGTGGTTCAGCGTGATGACGCATCGGAAGGAGATCATTGCCTTCGTGTGTCCGATCGTGCCAGTGCCGATTCAGGCGCGGCCAGGGAATTTCAGATCGAGAACGGGCGGTATTACCTGTGCCGGGCATTATTGAAATCTCCCGAGCAGGACATGAGCATTAAGATGATGTCACGGTTGGTTGACGACGCGGGTGTCCACTATGGAATGTACCGAATTCTGAATGCCGGGATGGATCAATGGCAGCAGCTTCAGGAAGTCGTACGAATTGACGCCGTTGGCAGCATCCACTCATTTCAAATCGGTGTCTACAACGCGGACGATCAGAATGCAGATTACCTGATGGACGATTTCAGTTTGCAGGAAGTACGTTTCGTCGCTCCTTAG
- a CDS encoding sigma-54-dependent Fis family transcriptional regulator has protein sequence MAAVEWKSWNQVSLFAPGNAHATLVQLNGKLLADALEVKTLDSFLRPALAEIATELSVQWIALVRRVPGPAWKTVAEHGQHTLTISQTEFWDQAYDRDKAGLQSTAQNWTLGAFPLQTGGPVADMLVVATRHTDGDLLDSGLIIGRSLSISLRLADRQLKNRQQVDRLRSTLSIASRLSSAEDTAPLLEQIANEATRLLDCDRSSIFLWDRERNEVEARPALGVKGASLRLPAKEGIVGETLRTGKAIRVDDAYNDPRFNKEVDVANKYKTNNLICVPLRDADGTVMGAFEGINRNGDGPFNDDDVECLQELGTQAAVALRNLQERNLLHRSHSQLAEQVTSGVSIVGESAAIVALRDTVHRLASTDLPVLVLGESGTGKEVVAQSLHYGGSRAACPFVPVNCAALTDSLLESELFGHERGAFTDAREMRPGKFEVADGGTLFLDEIGDMSLNGQAKLLRVLEQKVITRVGGSQQIPVNVRIVAATNANLSEAVRARKFREDLYYRLSVVTLDLPPLRERPEDILPLAEFFMKRFSSQARRPHLILSSEARRRLQSHAWPGNIRELRNLMERLAFLTQGDRVEADDVAFILSPETNNASQLSLDLGLEAATREFQRDFIRRSIHQVKDNMTDAARLLGLHRSNLYRKMKQLEMKEVGGSE, from the coding sequence TTGGCTGCCGTTGAATGGAAGTCCTGGAATCAGGTTTCGTTGTTTGCCCCCGGAAATGCCCACGCAACGCTGGTGCAGCTAAATGGAAAACTGCTGGCAGACGCTCTGGAAGTCAAGACGCTCGATTCCTTCCTGCGTCCTGCACTGGCCGAAATTGCGACGGAACTTTCGGTGCAATGGATCGCTTTGGTGAGGCGGGTACCGGGCCCCGCGTGGAAAACCGTCGCCGAACATGGCCAGCACACACTGACGATTAGCCAGACGGAATTCTGGGATCAGGCCTATGATCGCGATAAGGCCGGACTGCAGTCGACAGCTCAGAACTGGACACTGGGAGCCTTTCCATTGCAGACAGGTGGTCCCGTTGCGGACATGCTGGTCGTCGCGACGCGGCACACCGATGGTGACCTGCTGGATTCAGGTTTGATTATCGGTCGATCCCTTTCGATTTCGCTGCGTCTGGCGGATCGACAACTGAAGAACCGACAACAGGTTGATCGACTTCGATCGACGTTGAGCATTGCGTCACGATTGTCATCAGCTGAAGACACGGCCCCGTTACTCGAACAAATCGCCAACGAAGCAACGCGGCTTCTGGATTGTGATCGCAGCAGCATTTTCCTTTGGGACCGGGAACGCAATGAAGTTGAAGCTCGCCCTGCACTCGGTGTGAAAGGGGCGTCACTTCGGCTGCCGGCAAAGGAAGGTATCGTCGGTGAAACGCTTCGGACCGGCAAAGCGATTCGAGTGGACGACGCTTACAACGACCCCCGATTTAACAAGGAAGTGGACGTTGCCAATAAGTACAAGACCAACAATCTGATTTGTGTTCCCCTGCGCGATGCCGACGGCACAGTCATGGGTGCCTTCGAGGGTATCAATCGCAACGGAGATGGGCCGTTCAATGACGACGATGTGGAATGCCTGCAGGAACTCGGGACGCAGGCCGCTGTTGCGTTGAGAAATCTGCAGGAACGAAACCTGCTCCACCGCAGTCACAGCCAGTTGGCGGAACAAGTCACAAGCGGTGTCTCCATCGTCGGGGAAAGTGCTGCGATTGTCGCATTGCGGGACACGGTTCATCGCCTTGCATCGACCGATTTGCCGGTTCTGGTACTTGGTGAGAGTGGAACAGGAAAGGAAGTTGTTGCTCAGTCATTGCATTACGGAGGATCGCGTGCGGCATGCCCCTTCGTTCCCGTAAATTGCGCTGCATTGACAGATTCACTTCTGGAAAGCGAATTATTCGGGCACGAGCGAGGTGCGTTCACCGACGCACGCGAAATGCGTCCCGGTAAGTTTGAAGTGGCTGACGGCGGGACTCTGTTCCTGGACGAGATCGGAGACATGAGCCTGAATGGGCAGGCAAAATTATTGCGGGTTCTGGAGCAGAAAGTCATCACCCGGGTCGGCGGTTCGCAACAGATCCCCGTGAATGTCCGTATCGTTGCCGCCACAAATGCAAATTTAAGTGAAGCGGTCAGGGCTCGTAAATTCCGCGAAGACCTGTATTACCGACTGAGCGTCGTAACGCTGGACCTGCCACCACTGCGAGAGCGTCCGGAGGACATTCTTCCACTGGCGGAATTCTTCATGAAACGATTCTCTTCTCAGGCAAGAAGACCTCACTTAATACTTTCCTCCGAGGCTCGCCGCCGACTCCAGTCCCACGCCTGGCCCGGGAACATCAGAGAGCTTCGGAATCTGATGGAGCGATTGGCCTTTCTGACACAGGGGGATCGAGTTGAAGCCGACGACGTGGCATTCATCTTGAGTCCCGAAACTAACAACGCTTCGCAGTTGTCTCTGGATCTGGGACTGGAAGCGGCAACACGTGAATTTCAACGAGACTTCATTCGCCGAAGTATTCACCAGGTAAAAGATAATATGACAGACGCAGCAAGACTGCTTGGGCTTCATCGATCAAATCTGTATCGCAAGATGAAGCAGCTGGAGATGAAAGAAGTTGGCGGATCGGAGTAG